From one Sphaeramia orbicularis chromosome 9, fSphaOr1.1, whole genome shotgun sequence genomic stretch:
- the rimoc1 gene encoding RAB7A-interacting MON1-CCZ1 complex subunit 1, producing the protein MADDYRRQGFELERRIFELDIKCSSLRAEKQDDDYLQNASAILDKLKSYYRQGGESSSLSKLLQDYTQVILDITFYEENKLVDQEFPEDCSPFKIQQLLQDLTEPEVLAGRLAPAQEVQSVLGLELLECLYWRRGALLYMYCHTLHQRKQWIKKNKDTFLKCIQEGVRYLMRMLQVRNSVKLNDGVVLHDTATASFLSEGIFSDTHLLTMMYIGEMCFWAVKYEDCSADSMERKEDRLQFRDIGTQILNKYVLACEGPLQGQGWNTENAKEILSILQ; encoded by the exons ATGGCCGACGACTACAGGCGACAAGGTTTCGAGTTGGAGAGAAGGATATTTGAGTTGGACATTAAGTGTTCTAGTCTCAGAGCAGAAAAACAAG ATGATGACTATTTACAGAATGCATCTGCCATACTAGACAAGTTGAAAAGCTATTACAGACAAGGAGGGGAGAGTAGCAGCCTCTCCAAGCTGCTTCAGGATTACACACAG GTAATCTTAGACATTACATTTTATGAAGAGAATAAACTGGTGGACCAGGAGTTTCCTGAGGATTGTTCACCATTTAAAATCCAGCAACTTCTGCAAGACTTGACTGAACCAGAGGTTTTGGCAGGGAGACTAGCACCAGCCCAGGAG GTGCAATCTGTGCTGGGCCTGGAGCTTTTAGAATGCCTTTACTGGAGACGTGGAGCTCTGCTGTACATGTACTGTCACACCCTTCATCAGCGAAAACAATGGATAAAGAAAAACAAGGACACGTTCCTTAAG TGTATTCAGGAAGGTGTACGCTACCTGATGAGGATGCTCCAGGTGAGAAACTCTGTCAAACTGAACGATGGGGTGGTGCTTCATGATACTGCAACAGCAAGCTTTCTATCTGAAG GTATCTTTTCAGATACACACCTGTTGACAATGATGTATATTGGAGAAATGTGCTTCTGGGCAGTTAAGTACGAGGACTGCAGCGCCGACTCTATGGAACGTAAAGAAGATCGCCTCCAGTTTCGGGACATTGGCACGCAGATCCTCAATAAATACGTGCTTGCCTGTGAGGGCCCTCTACAGGGCCAGGGATGGAACACAGAGAATGCCAAGGAAATCCTTAGTATTTTGCAGTGA
- the fbxo4 gene encoding F-box only protein 4 encodes MAAKIQQLNQSVVIRSLRRFRDRYFPHSGQSVAPVEDTGQEEVTPGFLDNLPVDLQFLVMTFLSPADICCLGATSRYWRGMVRDPLLWRFFLLRDMPHWASIDHLTMPQLEMLDSPLVNEDETLDDREEWEAKENPKPDYMAEYLKGCPSCRQQWLPSKAPYEVVTSFFQSLVPSSEPRYAMFGPGMEQLDVSLVTRIMHAPDVLPVSGTPHRQINGIGSGISYMFNSQHKFNILTLYSTNRAERERARVEKQSISNKLFNLEGTDESGRPVYSPAPHVQQVCQVVDGFIYVANAEHDRDEGGSEAAQIRAVLNPAWGSASRPLLVLSCVSREEWEVLTPHSLHTGGSRNRVPCVHMAKRLGLPQLTNPWMVQDAVAESLSGLLDGISWLLRCSGVKIHAR; translated from the exons ATGGCTGCAAAGATCCAACAGCTGAACCAGTCTGTGGTGATCCGCAGCCTGCGCCGCTTCAGGGACAGATACTTCCCCCACAGCGGACAAAGTGTGGCGCCTGTGGAAGACACGGGCCAAGAGGAAGTTACACCGGGATTTTTGGATAACTTGCCG GTAGATTTACAGTTCTTGGTCATGACCTTTCTGTCTCCTGCGGATATCTGCTGTCTTGGAGCCACTAGTCGCTACTGGAGGGGTATGGTTAGAGATCCATTACTGTGGAGGTTTTTCTTGCTCAGAGATATGCCACACTGGGCCTCCATAGATCATTTAACCATGCCTCAACTGGAGATGCTAGATTCACCCCTTGTCAATGAAGATGAGACCCTGGATGACAGAGAGGAGTGGGAAGCCAAAGAGAATCCAAAACCTGACTACATGGCAGA ATACCTGAAAGGCTGTCCGTCCTGCAGACAACAATGGCTTCCCTCAAAAGCACCATATGAGGTCGTCACTTCATTCTTTCAGTCTCTGGTGCCTTCATCTGAACCACGCTATGCCATGTTTGGGCCCGGCATGGAGCAACTGGACGTCTCTTTAGTCACGAGGATTATGCATGCTCCAGATGTGCTTCCTGTGTCAGGGACTCCACACCGACAGATAAATG GAATTGGCTCAGGGATTAGTTACATGTTCAACAGCCAACATAAATTCAATATCCTGACTTTATACTCAACAAATAG GGCAGAAAGAGAAAGAGCCAGAGTGGAGAAGCAGAGCATCAGTAATAAACTCTTTAACCTTGAAGGAACAGACGAATCTGGGCGTCCTGTCTACAGCCCGGCTCCTCACGTCCAGCAAGTGTGCCAGGTGGTGGATGGTTTCATCTATGTAGCAAATGCAGAACATGACAGAG atgagGGTGGTTCTGAGGCGGCTCAGATCCGGGCTGTGCTGAATCCTGCCTGGGGCTCAGCATCCAGACCTCTACTGGTGTTGTCCTGTGTCTCAAGAGAAGAATGGGAAGTACTCACACCTCACAGCCTGCATACTGGTGGAAGTAGAAACAGAGTTCCCTGTGTTCACATGGCAAAGAGGCTCGGCCTTCCCCAGTTGACTAACCCATGGATG GTCCAGGATGCAGTTGCAGAATCGCTGTCTGGTCTGCTGGATGGTATTTCATGGTTGCTGAGATGCTCTGGAGTCAAAATCCATGCTAGATAG